DNA sequence from the Brevundimonas sp. NIBR10 genome:
TCGGCGGCCGACATCCGCAGGTCGCGGTTTTCCTTGGCCATGGTACGCAGCGCCGAGCCCAGGGGGGTTCCGTATTGTTCGGCCTGGACCATGGCGGTGGCCACCGACTTGACCCCGGCGTGGTTGGTGCGTTTGGCCAGCCCCTCATAGGCCTGGCGCCGTTCGGGCAGGTAGCTGAGCTCTGCCGAGAGTAGCGACAGTTCCTCGGCCAGTTCGATCGACGACCCGCCGATCTCCTGGCTGACCTTCTGGATCGCCGCCTCGATCGACATCCCGGCCTCGACGCAGATCAGCAACAGATCAAGCGCGTCGGGAAAGGCCTGCATGATGGACTGCTGGCGCTTGGCGATGACGTTCGAGAGATAGATGTTGGGCGCATAGAAGCCGATCACCGTCGCCGCCATCGTCGCCGTGACCCGCGCCATCAGGGGCAAGCCGAAATCGTTGAACACGAACAGATAGAAGCCGACGAAGGCGAAGAAGATGAAGGGTGAGGCGAAGCGGAAGAAATAGAACCGGTTCAGAGGCTTGGGCCCCCGGAAGCCGGCTTGGGCCAGCTTTTCGGCGACCTTGGGGTCTTCCAGCATCTTGGCTAGGTTCAGCTTTTCGACCACGTCCTTGTGGAAGCCGTCGTCGGCGTGACGCAGGCCGCCCTCCTTGGCCAGGGCCTGGCGCGAGCGACGCTTGAGCTCGTCGCGGCGGACCGAGACGGCCTTCATCCGGTCTTCCAGCCTGGCCCCGCCGTTCATGGAACTGAGCACGGTGAACAGGGCCGCAAAGGCCAGGACTCCGACCAGAAGGCTGAGCAGGTTCTGCGGATTGGTGAGGAAGGCGATCATGACTGCTGGCGCCTCAGAACTTGAACGCGATCATCTTCTTCATCACGAAGACGCCGCAGGACATCCACAGTCCGGCCCCCAGCAGCATCACCTGACCGCGCGGGTCGGTGAACAGCAGCATGATGTAGGCAGGGGTCGTGATGAAGACGAGCCCCATGACCACGGGGGGCAGGGAGCCGATGATGCCGGCCGAGGCCATGGCTTCGGAGGACAGGGCCTTGATCTTTTCGGCCATCATCCGGCGCGCGCGCAGCACGGTGGTCAGATTGGCGAGAGCCTCGGCCAGGTTACCGCCGGTCTTCTGTTGAATGGCGATGACGATCGCGAAGAAGCGCAGTTCGGCGGTCGGCATCCGCTCGTACATCTTGTCCAGCGCCTGGGGCAGGGTCAGGCCGACGCCCAGCCCCTCGACCAGCCGCTGGAACTCCGGCCCCAGGGGCGACGGGCTCTCGCGGGCGATGATCCGGAAACATTCCTGGACCGGCAGGCCGGACCGGATGCCGCGCACGATGACGTCGACGGCGTTGGCGAACTCGAGCGAGAATTTGTTGCGGCGGCGCTTGCCGATGAAGCCGACGATCCAGCGCGGCAGGCCCGCCCCGAAAACGACCGCCAGACCGAGGCAGAGCACGATGTTGGCCCCGAGCAGCAGGGGCAGCAGCAGGGCCGTGACGGCCAGGCCCGCACTGATGATCCAGAAGGTCCGGATCGGCATGGTCAGGCCCGCCTGCTTGAGCTTGGCGGCCATGGTCATTCGGGCCTTGCGCTCCTTGCGGTCGGCCTCCTTGAGCTGGTCGTGGATCGCCTTTCGGCGCGCTTCAGGCGTGTTGGCGACGGCGGCCTGGGCGGCCTTTCGATTGGCGTTCGGGGTCCGGGTCCCCAACCCTTGTGCGCGCTTCAGCGCCTGGGTCGAGGAATCGTCGCCGCCGACCAGGACCCAGCCCAGGCCGCCGATGGTCACGAAGGCCAGGATGGCCGCGAGGATGGGAAGCATCGCCGCCTACTCCGCCGCGTCCAGGGCTTCGGCCAGTTCGCGCTCCAGCCCGTAATAGCGGGCGCGGTCCCAGAAGCGGGGCCGGGCGATGCCGGTCGAGCGGTGGCGGCCGATGATCTTGCCGTTCGCGTCCTCGCCGGTGATCTCATAGACGAACAGGTCCTGCGTCACGATCACGTCACCTTCCAGCCCGACCACCTCGGTGATGTGGGTGATGCGGCGCGAGCCGTCCCTCAGACGCGCGGCCTGGATGATGACGTCGACCGAGCCGGTGATCATCTCGCGGATCGTCTTGGACGGCAGGCCATAGCCGCCCATGGTGATCATGGACTCCATCCGGGCCAGGGCCTCGCGCGGGCTGTTGGCGTGCAGGGTGCCCATGGAGCCGTCGTGGCCGGTGTTCATGGCCTGCAACAGGTCGAACGCCTCCGGCCCCCGGACCTCGCCGACGATGATGCGTTCGGGCCGCATCCGCAGACAGTTCTTGATCAGGTCGCGCATGTGGATGGCACCCTGGCCCTCCAGGTTCGGCGGCCGGGTTTCCAGGCGGACCACGTGCGGCTGTTGCAGCTGAAGCTCGGCTGCGTCCTCGCAGGTGATGACCCGCTCGGTCGGGTCGATGAAGGCGGTCAGGGTGTTGAGCAGAGTCGTCTTGCCCGAACCCGTACCGCCCGAGATGACCACATTGCATCGGCAGGCACCGATGACGCCCAGGACCCGGGCCCCTTCCGGACTGATGGAGGCGTACTCCACCAGGTTCTTCATCGTCAGCTTGTCTTTTTTGAACTTCCGGATCGTCAGGGTCGCGCCGTCGATGGCAAGCGGCGGGGCGATGACGTTGACGCGCGACCCGTCGGGCAGGCGGGCGTCGCAGATGGGGCTGCTTTCGTCCACGCGACGGCCGACCTGGCTCACGATCCGCTGGCAGATGTTCATCAGCTGGGTATTGTCGCGGAAGCGGACATTGGTCAGCTGGACCTTGCCGTTCACTTCGATGAAGACCCGGCCGGCGCCGTTGACCATGATGTCGGCGATGTCGTCGCGCGCCAGCAGCGGCTCCAGCGGACCATAGCCCAGCACGTCGTTGACGATGTCCTGGACGAGGTGCTCCTGTTCGGCGACCGACATGGAGACGTTCTTGATCGCCACCAGCTCGGCGACGATGTCGCGGATTTCCTCGGACGCGGCCTTGGTGTCCAGCTGCGCCAGCTGCGACAGGTCGATGGTGTTCATCAACGCGTTGAAGATGGTCGTCTTCGTAGCGTGGTAGTAGTCGCTCTGCTCGCGGACGATCTCGGTGACCGCCTGGGCCTTCTTCAGCTGTTCGAAGGCGGGTGTGGCCTTGGGGCCGGGGCCGTTCGACGCCTGAGGTGGTGCAGAGGCGGCGGGCTTGGGCCGGGCCGCCAGGGCATCCAGCCGGTCGGCACCGCCGGAAGGCTCGGCCTGTCGTGCCGTGCCGCCCGTGCCGAAGGCCTGGGCCGGCTGGGGCGCTTCGTCGGCAAAGGCGAAGGCCTGGGTCTGGACACCCTGATCCGGCTGCTCCGGCGCAGGCCGTGCAGGAGCCATGGGGGCCGAGGGGCTGGACGATCCTGTGCGTTTTCCGAACACGGCGGGACCGTCAGCGCTTCTTGAACAGCTTGCCGAAGAGCGACTTGCTCTCCGACGGGGTCTTGGCCGAGGCCTTGCCCTTCGGACCCGCGACGGCGGGCAGTTCGCGACGCGACACGATCTGGGCCAGGGTCTGGAAGGCGTCGGCCGCCTTGGACTTGGCGCCGGCGTCGATGATCATCTGGCCGTTGTTGGCGGCGGCCCCGAACAGCTTGGCGTCGAACGGGATGATCAGGCTGGGGTGGACCCCCAGGGCGGCCCCGAAATCCTTGGCCGGGATCTCCGGTCGGCCCGGCATCCCCATCTGGTTGAGCACCAGCCGGGGCGGAGCGTCGTTGGGACGTCCGGCGCGGATCAGGTCCATCATGTTCTTGGCGTTGCGCAGGGATGCCAGATCGGGCGTCGCCACCACCACCACCTCGTCGGCGGCGATCAGGGTCTTCCTCATCCAGCCCGACCACAGATGCGGCAGGTCCAGCACCACGAAGGGTGCCGTCGAACGAATCCGGCTGGTCACCTCTTCGAAGGCGTCCGGCGAAATGTCCCAGTCCACGTCGAGCGTCGCGGGGGCTGCGAACAGGCTCAGCTTGTCGGTGCAGCGGACCATCATCCGGTCCAGAAGCGTGGCGTCCAGCCGGTCGGGCTGACCCAAGGCGTCGGCGACGCCGTTCAGCGGGTCCTGATTGAAGTCGAGCCCCGCCGTGCCGAACGGCAGGTCATAGTCGACGATGACGGTGTTGGCACCGATCCGCTCGGACATGGCATAGGCGGTGTTGTGAGCGACCGAGGACGATCCCGCTCCACCCCGCGCGCCGACGAAGGCGATCGAACGGCCGACGAAGGGCATGGCTGGATCGGCGAACAGCCCGCCGATGGCCGCGATCAGCTGCAGCGGCTGGATCGGGGCGACCAGGTATTCCGACACCCCCCGCCGCATCAGCTCGCGGAACAGGATGATGTCGTTGGAGGCCCCGATGACCACCACCTTGGTGCCTGCGTCGCAGACCTCGGCCAGGGCGTCGACCTGGGCCAGCAGGCTGTGCGGGTCGGTCAGGCATTCGACGATGATGAGCGGCGGCGTCGGCTCGTGGTGATAGGCCTCGACAGCGGCCGGAACGCCACCCACGCGGATCTGGGTCGTGGCGCGCGACAGGCGACGGTCCTGACCGGCGCGCTCGGCGGCGGCCAGGGTGTCCTGGCGTTCGGCAAAGACGTGGATGGCGATGCGCGGCACCGACACCTCGGCACCCATGGGCGCACCGAGCGACGCGGCCGTATGGACGGGGGCGGTCTGCATGGAGCTGGGGGCCAGGGCCGTCTGGGCTCCGGCGATCATCTCGCCCACGGGATTGTAGCCGGGCGCCGGCATGGACGCGGGCATACCGGCGGCCTGGGGCATGGCGGTGACCTGCGGCATCGCAGCGGCCTGGGGCGAGGCTCCGGCCGGGGCCATGAACTGCAGCGGCTCGCGCGCGCCCGCAGCCCCCGGCGCGAACTCGCCGTCCAGGTCAAACTCGTCCTCGAAAGCCTCATAGCTGCGTGGAGCGAAGGCGTTACTCATGATCCGCTCAGTCCACCGCCTGCGAGACCCGCTCGTTCGCGATCAGGTCTTCTTGAGGGGCCGCCGTGGCTTCGCCTTTGCGGTAGTTGTCGAAGACCACGGCGCGTCGGCCCTGGTCGGAGGCTGTCATGTTGCGCGGCGTGACGATGTCGCGCGGATTGGCGATCTGGGCCGCCAGGTTGGCGTTGACCGCGCAGCCGAAGTTCGAGGAGGTCTCGTTGCGAGCCGTGCGCGCCAGATTGTTCCATTGCAGGCCGCACTGGGGCACCACGGCCTCCAGGGTCTCGAACCCGACCAGCACCGGCGCGCGGGCGTCCGGCGCGTCATAGCCCTCGATCTGGATCAGGTGTCCGGGAACGCCGCCGTGCTCCAGCGCCGCCTTGATCCGGTAGGCGAAGTCACCGGCGACCACGTCGCCGCCGCCCGGAGCCTGGATCCGTAGGGCCGTGGCGCGCTCGGCGCCGAAGCGACGGATCAGGGCACCCAGAGCCGCCTGCTGGGCCGGGGACACCCCGTCCTCGCGGACGGCCAGGGCGATGCGGTCGACGCCGGGCTCGACCTGGAGGGAATAACGCGACGTCGGGGTCAGGGGCATGGGGCCCTCGCCCCCGGCCGGGCCACCCATGCAGGCGGCCAGCGACGCCGAGGCGACGGCGGCGAGAAGGACGGTGCGGACGGTTCTGCCGATCATGGGGCTCACTCGATCACATAGCCGACCGGGCCCTGCCAGCCGACGCCGGCGACGGCGGTCGGGGCGGGGCTGCCATAGGTCTGGTTCAGCTGGCCGAAGAAGGTGGTCTGGATGTCGGTGGCGATGCGCAGGCCGTCTGCGGGCGTCTGCATCCGCCCCGGCGAGGTCGGTGTGACGATATAGGGCTCGACGATCACCACCAGCTCGGTCTCGCCCGACAGATAGTCGCGCGAGCGGAACAGCGACCCCAGGATGCCGGTCGTCGTCCCGGGCAGGCCGTCGATGGCCTGGCGGGTCTGTTCCTGAAGCAGGCCGGCGATCATCATCGACCCACCCGAGGGCAGTTCGACGGTGCTTTCGGTGCGGCGGACCTGAAGCCCTTGCAGGGTCAGGGCACCGACCGTGCCGGCCCCGAGCGTAAAGCCGCCCTGGCTCGTCAGTTCGGAGACCTCGACCTTGATCTGCATCGAGATGCGGCCGCCGGTCAGGACGACCGGACGGAAGGCCAGGCTGATACCATAGGGCTTGTATTCGACGCTGACATTGCCCTGCTGGTCGCGGCCCGAGGGCACAGGGAACTCGCCGCCGGCCAGGAAGGTCGCGGCCTCGCCGGACACGGCGGTCAGGTTGGGCTCGGCCAGGGTGCGGACCAGTCCGACCCGTTCGAACGCCTTGATGGTCGCATTGCCCTGGTTCAGGTCGCGGTCGCCGGGACCGGTCCCGGGCTGGGCGGTGTCCCAGTTTCCGGCGTCCTCGGGACCGTTGGCGACGAACGGGCACATGGTGCCGGCGACATAGCCGGCCCCGACGCAGGGCCGTTCCAGCTGATAGTTGCGCGTGGTGTCGATCGACGACCCGGCCGAAATCCCGCCCAGCAGGGCACCGTTGACGCCGAAGCTGGCCGCCTGGCCGATCAGGAACTGGGCGTCGCCCAGCTGACCCAGCACCGCCGAGGTGTTGAAGCCCAGCTGCTTGATGGCGTTCCTCTGGATCTCGACGACCCGGACCTTGAGCGTGACCTGGTCG
Encoded proteins:
- a CDS encoding type II and III secretion system protein family protein, whose product is MTSNPRPTWLRRIGVAASALLIGASSLMPATTLAQTARTVSAGGEAQLVNLPRGSSFAVDLPADAHDVIISNPAIAEALTHSPRRVTVIGVAPGQTDAVFLDASGRTILSLRVRVDAGVYALQDTINRIAPGSQARAEAVNDSIILTGLVTSPAEADRIVQIARAFVSAPEKVMNMMSVAESDQVTLKVRVVEIQRNAIKQLGFNTSAVLGQLGDAQFLIGQAASFGVNGALLGGISAGSSIDTTRNYQLERPCVGAGYVAGTMCPFVANGPEDAGNWDTAQPGTGPGDRDLNQGNATIKAFERVGLVRTLAEPNLTAVSGEAATFLAGGEFPVPSGRDQQGNVSVEYKPYGISLAFRPVVLTGGRISMQIKVEVSELTSQGGFTLGAGTVGALTLQGLQVRRTESTVELPSGGSMMIAGLLQEQTRQAIDGLPGTTTGILGSLFRSRDYLSGETELVVIVEPYIVTPTSPGRMQTPADGLRIATDIQTTFFGQLNQTYGSPAPTAVAGVGWQGPVGYVIE
- a CDS encoding CpaD family pilus assembly protein codes for the protein MIGRTVRTVLLAAVASASLAACMGGPAGGEGPMPLTPTSRYSLQVEPGVDRIALAVREDGVSPAQQAALGALIRRFGAERATALRIQAPGGGDVVAGDFAYRIKAALEHGGVPGHLIQIEGYDAPDARAPVLVGFETLEAVVPQCGLQWNNLARTARNETSSNFGCAVNANLAAQIANPRDIVTPRNMTASDQGRRAVVFDNYRKGEATAAPQEDLIANERVSQAVD
- a CDS encoding type II secretion system F family protein codes for the protein MIAFLTNPQNLLSLLVGVLAFAALFTVLSSMNGGARLEDRMKAVSVRRDELKRRSRQALAKEGGLRHADDGFHKDVVEKLNLAKMLEDPKVAEKLAQAGFRGPKPLNRFYFFRFASPFIFFAFVGFYLFVFNDFGLPLMARVTATMAATVIGFYAPNIYLSNVIAKRQQSIMQAFPDALDLLLICVEAGMSIEAAIQKVSQEIGGSSIELAEELSLLSAELSYLPERRQAYEGLAKRTNHAGVKSVATAMVQAEQYGTPLGSALRTMAKENRDLRMSAAEKKAAALPAKLTVPMILFFLPVLFVVILGPAIINIQDTMKASGG
- a CDS encoding ATPase, T2SS/T4P/T4SS family, which translates into the protein MAPARPAPEQPDQGVQTQAFAFADEAPQPAQAFGTGGTARQAEPSGGADRLDALAARPKPAASAPPQASNGPGPKATPAFEQLKKAQAVTEIVREQSDYYHATKTTIFNALMNTIDLSQLAQLDTKAASEEIRDIVAELVAIKNVSMSVAEQEHLVQDIVNDVLGYGPLEPLLARDDIADIMVNGAGRVFIEVNGKVQLTNVRFRDNTQLMNICQRIVSQVGRRVDESSPICDARLPDGSRVNVIAPPLAIDGATLTIRKFKKDKLTMKNLVEYASISPEGARVLGVIGACRCNVVISGGTGSGKTTLLNTLTAFIDPTERVITCEDAAELQLQQPHVVRLETRPPNLEGQGAIHMRDLIKNCLRMRPERIIVGEVRGPEAFDLLQAMNTGHDGSMGTLHANSPREALARMESMITMGGYGLPSKTIREMITGSVDVIIQAARLRDGSRRITHITEVVGLEGDVIVTQDLFVYEITGEDANGKIIGRHRSTGIARPRFWDRARYYGLERELAEALDAAE
- a CDS encoding type II secretion system F family protein, which produces MLPILAAILAFVTIGGLGWVLVGGDDSSTQALKRAQGLGTRTPNANRKAAQAAVANTPEARRKAIHDQLKEADRKERKARMTMAAKLKQAGLTMPIRTFWIISAGLAVTALLLPLLLGANIVLCLGLAVVFGAGLPRWIVGFIGKRRRNKFSLEFANAVDVIVRGIRSGLPVQECFRIIARESPSPLGPEFQRLVEGLGVGLTLPQALDKMYERMPTAELRFFAIVIAIQQKTGGNLAEALANLTTVLRARRMMAEKIKALSSEAMASAGIIGSLPPVVMGLVFITTPAYIMLLFTDPRGQVMLLGAGLWMSCGVFVMKKMIAFKF
- a CDS encoding cellulose synthase operon protein YhjQ/BcsQ — protein: MSNAFAPRSYEAFEDEFDLDGEFAPGAAGAREPLQFMAPAGASPQAAAMPQVTAMPQAAGMPASMPAPGYNPVGEMIAGAQTALAPSSMQTAPVHTAASLGAPMGAEVSVPRIAIHVFAERQDTLAAAERAGQDRRLSRATTQIRVGGVPAAVEAYHHEPTPPLIIVECLTDPHSLLAQVDALAEVCDAGTKVVVIGASNDIILFRELMRRGVSEYLVAPIQPLQLIAAIGGLFADPAMPFVGRSIAFVGARGGAGSSSVAHNTAYAMSERIGANTVIVDYDLPFGTAGLDFNQDPLNGVADALGQPDRLDATLLDRMMVRCTDKLSLFAAPATLDVDWDISPDAFEEVTSRIRSTAPFVVLDLPHLWSGWMRKTLIAADEVVVVATPDLASLRNAKNMMDLIRAGRPNDAPPRLVLNQMGMPGRPEIPAKDFGAALGVHPSLIIPFDAKLFGAAANNGQMIIDAGAKSKAADAFQTLAQIVSRRELPAVAGPKGKASAKTPSESKSLFGKLFKKR